Proteins co-encoded in one Longimicrobium sp. genomic window:
- a CDS encoding purine-nucleoside phosphorylase, protein MEGDSRPLAERIAETVAAIRERTRAAPAIGIILGTGLGGLADRIGVETAIEYADLPNFPLSTVESHSGRLLFGTLGGKQVVAMQGRFHRYEGYTLQQVTFPVRVMRALGVETLIASNACGGMNPLWTPGDLMLMADHINLLGENPLTGPNDDALGPRFPDMSQPYDLALQHLAKEVALELKIPLRTGVYVAVAGPNLETRAEYRMLRMMGADVVGMSTVPECIVARHGGMRVMGVSIITDACLPDALEEADIATIIATAGRAEPNLTKLVEGVVARI, encoded by the coding sequence ATGGAGGGAGATTCGAGGCCGCTCGCCGAGCGGATCGCGGAGACCGTCGCCGCGATCCGGGAGCGCACCCGGGCGGCGCCCGCGATCGGCATCATCCTGGGCACGGGGCTCGGCGGGCTGGCCGACCGCATCGGCGTGGAAACCGCCATCGAGTACGCCGACCTCCCCAACTTCCCCCTCTCCACCGTCGAATCCCACTCCGGCCGCCTCCTCTTCGGCACGCTGGGAGGGAAGCAGGTGGTGGCGATGCAGGGGCGCTTCCACCGCTACGAGGGGTACACGCTGCAGCAGGTGACCTTTCCCGTGCGGGTGATGCGGGCGCTGGGGGTGGAGACGCTGATCGCCTCCAACGCCTGCGGGGGGATGAACCCCCTGTGGACGCCCGGCGACCTGATGCTGATGGCCGACCACATCAACCTGCTGGGCGAGAACCCGCTCACCGGCCCGAACGACGACGCGCTGGGCCCGCGCTTCCCCGACATGTCGCAGCCGTACGACCTGGCGCTGCAGCACCTGGCGAAGGAAGTGGCGCTGGAGCTGAAGATCCCGCTGCGCACCGGAGTCTACGTCGCAGTCGCCGGGCCGAACCTGGAGACGCGCGCCGAGTACCGCATGCTGCGGATGATGGGCGCCGACGTGGTGGGGATGAGCACCGTCCCCGAGTGCATCGTGGCCCGGCACGGGGGGATGCGGGTGATGGGCGTCTCCATCATCACCGACGCCTGCCTGCCCGACGCGCTGGAGGAGGCCGACATCGCCACCATCATCGCCACGGCGGGGCGCGCGGAGCCGAACCTGACGAAGCTGGTCGAAGGCGTGGTCGCGCGCATCTAA
- a CDS encoding DivIVA domain-containing protein, translating into MIDLTPLDVRKKKGDFRRVMRGYDPDSVDNFLDEVVARMEELVRENQANTGKVAQMTEAIADYRERERAMNEALVSAQQLREGMREQAQREADLVLREARAEGERIVADAKRQVTFALEALRRVQGQRVRFLRLFRALVERQLGEISEEEERTAALGRLDAEVDRTEAALDEGEG; encoded by the coding sequence ATGATCGACCTTACGCCGCTCGACGTCCGCAAGAAAAAGGGCGACTTCCGCCGCGTGATGCGCGGCTACGATCCCGATTCGGTCGACAACTTCCTGGACGAAGTGGTCGCCCGGATGGAGGAGCTGGTCCGCGAGAACCAGGCGAACACCGGCAAGGTCGCGCAGATGACCGAGGCCATCGCCGACTACCGCGAGCGCGAGCGGGCGATGAACGAGGCGCTCGTGTCGGCCCAGCAGCTGCGCGAGGGGATGCGCGAGCAGGCGCAGCGCGAGGCCGACCTGGTGCTGCGCGAGGCCCGCGCCGAGGGCGAGCGCATCGTCGCCGACGCCAAGCGCCAGGTGACCTTCGCGCTCGAGGCGCTGCGCCGGGTGCAGGGCCAGCGCGTGCGCTTCCTGCGCCTGTTCCGCGCGCTGGTCGAGCGCCAGCTGGGCGAGATCTCCGAGGAGGAGGAGCGCACCGCGGCGCTCGGCCGCCTCGACGCCGAGGTCGACCGCACCGAGGCCGCCCTCGACGAGGGAGAGGGGTGA
- a CDS encoding YggS family pyridoxal phosphate-dependent enzyme has product METDVLAGRVAEVRERIERARQRAGRTDEVTLVAVTKTHPPEVVRAAVRAGIADVGENRVQELGEKVAAVGRTAVRWHLIGHLQRNKVGKALPLFDLLHSLDSVRLAEALSAEAEKTGTRVRALVEVNSAGEESKDGFPAAEAVDAIARIAELPGVELVGMMTMAPFTDDGPVIRRAFAATRELSAEAARQVPAYRGEHLSMGMSNDFEIAVEEGATLVRVGSSIFGERG; this is encoded by the coding sequence ATGGAAACTGACGTGCTCGCGGGCCGCGTGGCGGAGGTGCGGGAGCGGATCGAGCGGGCGCGGCAGCGGGCGGGCCGGACGGACGAGGTCACCCTCGTCGCCGTCACCAAGACGCACCCGCCGGAGGTGGTGCGGGCCGCCGTTCGCGCCGGCATCGCCGACGTCGGCGAGAACCGCGTGCAGGAGCTGGGCGAGAAGGTGGCCGCCGTCGGCCGCACCGCCGTCCGCTGGCACCTGATCGGCCACCTGCAGCGCAACAAGGTGGGCAAGGCGCTCCCGCTCTTCGACCTGCTCCACTCGCTCGATTCCGTACGCCTGGCCGAAGCCCTCTCTGCCGAAGCGGAGAAGACGGGGACCCGCGTGCGCGCGCTGGTGGAGGTCAACTCCGCCGGCGAGGAGAGCAAGGACGGCTTCCCCGCCGCGGAGGCGGTGGACGCCATCGCCCGCATCGCGGAGCTGCCGGGGGTGGAACTGGTGGGGATGATGACGATGGCGCCGTTCACGGACGACGGGCCGGTGATCCGCCGCGCCTTCGCCGCCACCCGCGAGCTGTCGGCCGAGGCCGCGCGCCAGGTGCCCGCGTACCGCGGCGAGCATCTTTCGATGGGAATGAGCAACGATTTCGAGATCGCCGTGGAAGAGGGCGCCACCCTCGTCCGCGTCGGCTCCAGCATCTTCGGGGAGCGGGGATGA
- a CDS encoding addiction module protein, with product MRSITKRIIEDALALPREERETIARVMLESLDEPADLDPEWQEEIANRIAEIRSGTAEMIPGEVVMAEIDEIVNGAS from the coding sequence ATGCGATCCATCACCAAACGGATCATCGAAGATGCGCTTGCTCTCCCGCGCGAGGAGCGGGAGACGATTGCCCGGGTGATGCTCGAAAGCCTCGACGAACCCGCGGATCTCGATCCAGAGTGGCAGGAGGAGATCGCGAACCGGATTGCAGAGATCAGATCCGGCACGGCGGAGATGATTCCCGGAGAGGTCGTCATGGCCGAAATTGACGAGATCGTGAACGGAGCATCGTAA
- a CDS encoding addiction module protein: MRFIAERIKADALSLPRHEREEIARILARSVDAEPADGAWASEVAGRVDELRTGRGAMMPGEEFSAEFEEVLSAG, encoded by the coding sequence ATGCGCTTCATTGCCGAACGGATCAAGGCCGACGCGTTGAGCCTGCCCCGCCACGAACGCGAGGAGATCGCCCGGATACTGGCCCGGAGCGTCGACGCGGAACCCGCGGACGGTGCGTGGGCCTCGGAGGTGGCGGGACGAGTCGACGAGCTCCGTACCGGCAGGGGCGCCATGATGCCCGGCGAGGAGTTCTCCGCGGAGTTCGAGGAGGTTCTGAGCGCGGGCTGA
- a CDS encoding DUF2277 domain-containing protein, with protein MCRNIRTLANFEPPATDGEVRDAALQFVRKLTGTTRPSRANEAAFERAVDEITASARRLIDAVETKSPPRDRDEEARKARARAAKRFA; from the coding sequence ATGTGCCGCAACATCCGCACGCTGGCCAACTTCGAGCCGCCCGCCACCGACGGCGAGGTGCGCGACGCGGCGCTGCAGTTCGTGCGCAAGCTCACGGGCACCACGCGCCCGTCGCGCGCCAACGAGGCCGCCTTCGAGCGCGCGGTCGACGAGATCACCGCGTCCGCCCGCCGCCTGATCGACGCCGTCGAGACGAAGTCGCCGCCGCGCGACCGCGACGAGGAAGCGCGGAAGGCGAGGGCGCGCGCCGCCAAGCGGTTCGCATGA
- a CDS encoding MATE family efflux transporter: MTEVSAPAPAADASAEDAPAAPAGRRYDRSIVEGPLWPAVWKIAWPTMLTNIIGGLQGMVDHVLVGRLIGFNGNAAIGVAWQIFLVVIVFISSLFTGMAVLVARFAGAGDEEKVDRVVYQAFLTAIGISLGVMAPLGYFLSPALLDLVNAAPGVKAQALPFLRILFLFSVGVMVYFMLGGALRSAGDARTPMVLGIALTALNLVLNVVLIRGLGPIPAFGTAGSAMGTSIAGGLVSLYALAKLATGGWVVRFPRGMGYAPDWGIIRQLFRFGLPTGIQGIAMNVGGVLMLSFIGSLRQSAPAQAAFAVSYTQLFSLITWTSVGLMGAAAAVAGQSLGAGKPDRAEDAVHAAARIGFSVAAAIGALFLFFPRQLLAVFGMDEPVVVEIGVQLLRVLSVSGLFISVALTYTGGLQGTGDTKSPLYISIVSQVVVPLGICFTIQQVGTLQPLHIWIAILVGHMTRCTLSMLRFRQGRWRGIAVDIGRAH, translated from the coding sequence GTGACCGAGGTCTCCGCGCCCGCCCCGGCGGCCGACGCATCCGCCGAAGACGCACCCGCGGCCCCGGCCGGCCGGCGCTACGACCGCTCCATCGTCGAGGGGCCGCTCTGGCCGGCGGTGTGGAAGATCGCCTGGCCCACGATGCTCACCAACATCATCGGCGGGCTGCAGGGGATGGTCGACCACGTGCTCGTCGGCCGGCTGATCGGCTTCAACGGCAACGCGGCCATCGGCGTGGCCTGGCAGATCTTCCTGGTGGTGATCGTCTTCATCTCCTCGCTGTTCACGGGGATGGCAGTGCTGGTCGCGCGCTTCGCGGGGGCGGGGGACGAGGAGAAGGTGGACCGCGTGGTCTACCAGGCGTTCCTCACCGCCATCGGCATCTCGCTGGGGGTGATGGCGCCGCTGGGATACTTCCTTTCCCCCGCGCTGCTCGACCTGGTGAACGCCGCGCCGGGGGTGAAGGCGCAGGCGCTGCCGTTCCTGCGCATCCTCTTCCTGTTTAGCGTGGGGGTGATGGTGTACTTCATGCTCGGCGGCGCGCTCCGCTCCGCCGGCGACGCGCGCACCCCGATGGTGCTGGGGATCGCGCTGACCGCGCTGAACCTGGTGCTGAACGTGGTGCTGATCCGCGGCCTTGGCCCCATCCCCGCGTTCGGCACCGCCGGCTCGGCCATGGGCACGTCGATCGCCGGCGGCCTGGTCTCGCTCTACGCGCTGGCGAAGCTGGCCACCGGCGGCTGGGTGGTGCGCTTCCCGCGGGGGATGGGGTACGCGCCGGACTGGGGGATCATCCGCCAGCTCTTCCGCTTCGGCCTCCCCACGGGGATCCAGGGGATCGCGATGAACGTGGGCGGCGTGCTGATGCTGTCGTTCATCGGCTCGCTGCGGCAGAGCGCGCCCGCGCAGGCGGCGTTCGCGGTCTCGTACACGCAGCTCTTCTCGCTCATCACCTGGACCTCGGTGGGGCTGATGGGCGCGGCCGCCGCCGTCGCCGGGCAGAGCCTGGGCGCGGGAAAGCCCGACCGCGCCGAAGACGCGGTGCACGCCGCGGCACGCATCGGCTTCTCCGTGGCCGCGGCCATCGGCGCGCTCTTCCTCTTCTTCCCGCGGCAGCTGCTGGCGGTGTTCGGGATGGACGAGCCGGTGGTAGTGGAAATCGGGGTGCAGCTGCTGCGGGTGCTGAGCGTCTCCGGCCTCTTCATCTCCGTGGCGCTCACCTACACCGGCGGGCTGCAGGGTACGGGGGACACGAAGAGCCCGCTCTACATCTCCATCGTCTCGCAGGTGGTGGTGCCGCTGGGGATCTGCTTCACCATCCAGCAGGTGGGGACGCTGCAGCCGCTGCACATCTGGATCGCCATCCTGGTGGGGCACATGACACGCTGCACGCTGAGCATGCTGCGCTTCCGGCAGGGTCGGTGGCGCGGCATCGCCGTGGACATCGGCCGGGCGCACTGA